A single genomic interval of Capricornis sumatraensis isolate serow.1 chromosome 11, serow.2, whole genome shotgun sequence harbors:
- the FAM110B gene encoding protein FAM110B, translated as MPTESLQTGSMVKPVSPAGTFTSAVPLRILNKGPDYFRRQAEPNPKRLSAVERLEADKAKYVKSQEVINAKQEPVKPAVLAKPPVCPAAKRALGSPTLKGFGGGGGGGGGAKSEGGAPRETLKLEILKNILNSSEGSSTGSGHKHSARNWPAPRADAAELHRHSFAESLRARPAPGRGSPQEGGSHVGRRPPEPASSAAADADAFLHVSHSSSDIRQGPGARPLKAILPCSSSAPPLPPKPKVAAPAAVKSPEAEAAEPAGGVGRRPSLQRSKSDLSDRYFRVDADVERFFNYCGLDPEELENLGMENFARANSDIISLNFRSASMISSDCEQSQDSNSDLRNDDSANDRVPYGISAIERNARIIKWLYSIKQARESQKVSHV; from the coding sequence ATGCCCACGGAGAGCCTACAGACAGGTAGCATGGTGAAGCCGGTCAGCCCCGCCGGCACCTTCACGTCGGCCGTGCCCCTGCGCATCCTCAACAAGGGGCCCGACTACTTTCGCCGCCAGGCGGAGCCCAACCCCAAGAGACTCAGCGCCGTGGAGCGGCTGGAGGCCGACAAGGCCAAGTACGTCAAGAGCCAGGAGGTCATCAACGCCAAGCAGGAGCCCGTGAAGCCTGCGGTGCTGGCCAAGCCCCCAGTGTGCCCCGCCGCCAAGCGCGCGCTCGGCAGCCCCACGCTCAAGGGcttcggcggcggcggcggaggcggcggcggcgccaaGAGCGAGGGGGGCGCGCCTCGCGAGACCCTGAAGCTGGAGATCCTCAAGAACATTCTCAACAGCTCCGAAGGCTCGAGCACGGGCTCGGGCCACAAGCACAGCGCGAGGAACTGGCCGGCGCCCCGGGCTGACGCGGCCGAGCTGCACCGGCACTCGTTCGCCGAGTCGCTGCGCGCGCGGCCCGCGCCGGGCCGGGGCAGCCCCCAGGAGGGCGGCTCGCACGTGGGCCGCCGGCCGCCCGAGCCCGCCTCTTCCGCCGCCGCCGACGCCGACGCCTTTCTGCACGTGTCGCACAGCTCCTCGGACATCCGCCAGGGGCCCGGGGCCAGGCCCCTAAAGGCCATCCTCCCCTGCAGCAGTTCCGCCCCGCCGCTGCCCCCCAAGCCCAAGGTGGCCGCCCCGGCCGCAGTGAAGTCCCCCGAGGCCGAGGCGGCCGAGCCGGCCGGCGGGGTGGGCCGGAGACCCTCGCTGCAGCGCTCCAAGTCGGACCTGAGCGACAGGTATTTCCGCGTGGACGCCGACGTGGAGCGCTTCTTCAACTACTGCGGACTGGATCCAGAGGAGCTGGAGAATCTGGGCATGGAGAACTTCGCGCGGGCCAACTCGGACATCATCTCGCTCAACTTCCGCAGCGCCAGCATGATCAGCTCGGACTGCGAACAGTCTCAGGACAGTAACAGTGACCTTAGGAACGATGACAGTGCCAATGACCGGGTGCCCTACGGCATCTCCGCCATCGAGAGGAACGCGCGCATTATCAAGTGGTTGTACAGCATCAAACAGGCCAGGGAGTCGCAGAAGGTGTCCCACGTGTAA